The following proteins are co-located in the Flammeovirga kamogawensis genome:
- a CDS encoding PhoH family protein, whose product MIEKVIPLEDVALVDFLGVDNSNIKELSTAFPNSKIIARGSEIRIQGASAEIIRVHKAINELLIHYRKFGKVTVDNILDYVEMNADLQDADVKDEILLYGAKGIAIRPKTSNQQKLVDAVKKNDLVFALGPAGTGKTYVATALAVKALKNKQVKRIIISRPAVEAGESLGFLPGDLKDKVDPYLRPIYDALDDMIPSEKLKFYMENRVIEIAPLAYMRGRTLSNAFVLLDEAQNTTEMQMKMLLTRLGLDSKMIITGDISQIDLPPRQRSGLVAASKILDNVTGIKVLHLTQKDVVRHRLVKNIISAYQKSDDRKKAIKEENRNENK is encoded by the coding sequence TTGATAGAGAAAGTAATCCCTTTAGAAGATGTCGCTCTAGTCGATTTCTTAGGTGTTGACAACAGCAATATCAAAGAATTATCTACAGCATTCCCTAATAGTAAAATTATTGCTAGAGGTAGCGAAATAAGAATACAAGGTGCTAGTGCTGAAATAATTAGAGTACATAAAGCTATAAACGAACTTTTAATACATTATAGAAAGTTTGGAAAGGTAACAGTAGATAATATACTTGATTACGTTGAAATGAATGCAGACTTACAAGATGCAGACGTTAAAGACGAAATTCTCCTTTATGGTGCAAAAGGTATTGCTATTAGACCCAAAACAAGTAACCAACAAAAGCTTGTTGATGCTGTAAAAAAGAATGACCTTGTTTTTGCTCTCGGGCCTGCAGGTACTGGTAAAACATATGTTGCAACTGCTTTAGCAGTAAAAGCACTTAAAAATAAGCAAGTAAAAAGAATTATTATATCTAGACCTGCTGTAGAAGCGGGAGAAAGTTTAGGTTTCCTTCCTGGAGATTTAAAGGATAAAGTTGACCCTTATTTACGACCTATTTATGATGCATTAGATGACATGATCCCATCGGAAAAATTAAAATTCTATATGGAAAATCGTGTTATCGAAATAGCGCCATTGGCCTACATGAGAGGTAGAACATTAAGTAATGCATTCGTATTACTTGATGAAGCTCAGAATACAACTGAGATGCAAATGAAAATGTTACTTACTCGTTTAGGGTTAGACTCTAAAATGATTATTACAGGTGATATTTCACAGATAGATTTACCACCTAGGCAAAGATCTGGTTTAGTAGCTGCATCTAAAATTCTTGATAACGTAACAGGTATTAAAGTACTCCATCTTACACAAAAAGATGTTGTTCGTCATCGCCTTGTTAAAAATATCATTTCTGCATATCAAAAATCAGATGACCGTAAAAAAGCTATAAAAGAAGAAAATAGAAATGAAAATAAATAG
- the hpf gene encoding ribosome hibernation-promoting factor, HPF/YfiA family: MKLDIQSIHFTADQKLIDFIETKINKLETFYDRFVDGEVFLRVEKNSDNSRDNKVVEIKLNIPGDTLVAKKHGVSFEAATDDATESLRRQVKKFKEKLLDKSGA; the protein is encoded by the coding sequence ATGAAACTCGACATCCAATCAATACATTTCACAGCAGATCAAAAATTAATTGATTTCATTGAAACAAAAATAAATAAATTAGAAACTTTTTACGATCGATTCGTTGACGGAGAGGTTTTCTTAAGAGTAGAAAAAAACAGTGACAATAGTCGAGATAACAAAGTTGTAGAGATTAAATTAAATATCCCTGGTGATACATTAGTAGCTAAAAAACACGGAGTATCATTCGAAGCAGCTACAGATGATGCAACTGAATCATTACGTCGTCAAGTAAAGAAATTTAAAGAAAAATTATTAGATAAATCTGGAGCTTAA
- a CDS encoding ABC transporter permease has protein sequence MSNSRFPFFVAKRYFLSQRNIKSISLMLIVLVVQMTFGVIVFIGKAIGVLFTFSPKKIRKTYKGMAEKFIRQNFIQTLSNIAMIGVGFGTAALVIVLSLFNGMERTLTGMFNRHNPELKIEIKEGKSFPYTWSLRDQIEEVEGVQAITEIIEDKVLILYNNKQKVVTMKGVSENFIQQTHIDTTVVLGTNTLYNNDTRYALVGSGVYQELGLRLRDSMHPLQFWYPKRKGKASLDPSKAFNKKIIQAGGVFVAEPQFDQSTVIVSLGFANSLLNYGKLRTGLEIKTDDHSSPEKVKKRLQEVLGDKFIIKTRPEQQAQVLRALKIEKFFTYGTFALILGIASFNVFFALAMLSIEKGHDMNIIKSMGATDGMIRKIFLFEGSLVAISGAIFGLLSGYIFCIAQEKLKWISTGANNGILDAYPVETRWQDFVIICLTVTTITVLASIIPSRNAVKNTRR, from the coding sequence ATGTCAAATTCGAGATTTCCTTTCTTTGTTGCCAAACGGTATTTCTTATCACAGAGAAATATAAAAAGCATATCATTAATGCTTATTGTTTTGGTGGTACAGATGACATTTGGAGTTATAGTCTTTATTGGGAAAGCAATTGGTGTTCTTTTCACCTTCTCTCCTAAAAAGATTAGAAAAACATACAAAGGTATGGCTGAGAAGTTCATCAGACAGAACTTTATTCAGACCCTTTCTAACATAGCCATGATAGGTGTTGGTTTTGGTACTGCTGCTTTGGTTATTGTACTTTCGTTGTTTAACGGCATGGAAAGAACACTAACAGGTATGTTCAATCGCCATAACCCAGAATTAAAAATTGAGATAAAAGAAGGTAAATCTTTTCCATATACTTGGTCTTTAAGAGATCAGATAGAAGAGGTTGAAGGGGTTCAGGCTATTACAGAAATAATTGAGGATAAAGTTTTAATACTCTACAACAACAAACAAAAGGTTGTTACAATGAAAGGGGTTAGCGAAAACTTTATTCAACAAACACATATTGATACTACCGTTGTTTTAGGTACTAACACGCTATATAATAATGATACACGTTATGCATTAGTAGGCTCTGGGGTGTATCAAGAACTTGGTTTAAGATTAAGAGATAGTATGCACCCTTTACAATTTTGGTATCCTAAGAGAAAGGGAAAAGCATCACTCGACCCTTCAAAAGCATTCAATAAAAAAATCATCCAAGCAGGAGGTGTATTTGTAGCAGAACCTCAATTTGATCAATCTACAGTAATTGTATCACTAGGGTTTGCCAATTCATTATTGAACTATGGAAAGCTAAGAACCGGTTTAGAAATAAAAACCGATGATCATTCTAGTCCTGAAAAGGTTAAAAAGAGATTGCAAGAAGTTCTAGGTGATAAGTTTATCATAAAAACTAGACCAGAGCAACAAGCACAAGTTCTTAGAGCACTAAAAATAGAAAAATTTTTTACCTACGGAACGTTCGCGTTAATTCTAGGTATTGCTTCGTTTAATGTCTTCTTTGCCCTTGCAATGCTTTCTATTGAAAAAGGGCATGACATGAATATCATTAAATCTATGGGAGCAACAGACGGAATGATTAGAAAAATTTTCTTATTTGAAGGAAGTCTTGTCGCTATTTCTGGAGCTATTTTCGGATTACTTTCCGGCTATATATTTTGCATCGCTCAAGAAAAATTAAAGTGGATTAGTACAGGTGCTAACAATGGTATTCTTGATGCTTACCCTGTAGAAACACGTTGGCAAGACTTTGTCATTATCTGTCTTACAGTAACTACAATTACAGTACTTGCTTCAATTATACCTTCTCGAAATGCCGTTAAAAACACACGTAGATAA
- a CDS encoding potassium channel family protein translates to MIFNFFRQLQLHKNSDVYKRLKQIILYTLGINILFAVLFKNIEHVSWNEAIWQTWQTATTVGYGNKPAETLAGRIITMLLSTVSIAFVGALFGAVFDYKEHHKTQKRLGFMNNPYKDGYVVFNFPGINIAKHFIDELRAVERSVGICFVDNHIEALPDEIASLPNIHFLKGSPLQQQTYTDAQVNKNKTIIVFPVHHKTSTSDGSTKTTIDLLERFITSSTRILFVLVDQSNAWMFDTNNATHVNADLSILAIVQECQDPYSAKVIEDLLYNTQGANPMTVKVNKLAGISWKDFQINMMHVLSDYKFDCNVLSIIRDGQSNSCPKPSETLEKGDLLSIATYDEFPWDDFEEKILELQS, encoded by the coding sequence ATGATATTTAATTTTTTTAGACAACTTCAACTACATAAAAACAGTGATGTTTATAAAAGACTAAAGCAAATTATACTTTACACACTAGGTATAAATATCTTATTTGCAGTTCTTTTTAAAAACATAGAACACGTTTCTTGGAACGAAGCAATTTGGCAAACTTGGCAGACAGCAACTACTGTTGGATATGGTAATAAACCTGCAGAAACACTTGCTGGTAGAATTATTACAATGCTACTTAGTACAGTAAGTATTGCATTTGTAGGGGCATTATTTGGTGCCGTATTTGACTATAAAGAACATCACAAAACACAAAAAAGATTAGGCTTTATGAACAATCCATATAAAGACGGTTACGTCGTATTCAACTTTCCTGGAATAAACATAGCAAAACATTTTATTGACGAATTAAGAGCTGTAGAACGTAGTGTAGGGATTTGTTTTGTAGATAATCATATAGAAGCACTTCCAGATGAAATTGCCTCTCTTCCTAATATCCATTTTTTAAAAGGAAGTCCATTACAACAACAAACTTATACCGATGCTCAGGTAAATAAAAATAAAACAATTATTGTATTCCCTGTACATCATAAAACATCTACATCTGATGGTAGTACCAAAACTACAATCGATCTTTTAGAACGCTTTATTACAAGTTCTACTAGAATTCTTTTTGTTTTAGTAGATCAATCTAATGCATGGATGTTTGATACTAATAATGCTACACATGTAAATGCAGACCTTTCTATATTAGCTATTGTACAGGAATGTCAAGATCCTTATTCTGCTAAGGTTATAGAAGATCTACTCTATAACACTCAAGGAGCAAACCCTATGACTGTGAAAGTAAATAAGTTAGCAGGCATATCTTGGAAAGATTTTCAAATTAACATGATGCATGTTTTATCAGATTATAAATTTGATTGTAATGTACTCTCTATCATAAGAGACGGACAGAGTAATTCGTGTCCAAAACCCTCTGAAACACTCGAAAAAGGGGATTTATTATCAATAGCTACCTATGATGAATTCCCTTGGGATGATTTTGAAGAGAAAATATTAGAACTACAATCTTGA
- the rpsU gene encoding 30S ribosomal protein S21 produces MIEIKVKDNESIDRALKRFKKKFERTKVLRELRGRAYYEKSSVTDRKKAIKTAYKIKMRTEQGA; encoded by the coding sequence ATGATCGAAATTAAAGTAAAAGATAACGAGTCTATCGACCGTGCTCTTAAGCGTTTCAAAAAGAAATTTGAGAGAACTAAAGTTCTTCGTGAATTACGTGGTCGTGCGTATTACGAGAAATCTTCTGTAACTGACAGAAAGAAAGCAATCAAAACTGCTTACAAAATCAAAATGAGAACTGAGCAAGGAGCTTAA
- a CDS encoding tyrosine-type recombinase/integrase yields the protein MITPFQSFLNHLQFEKNVSNNTLTAYKTDILQFDTFIKQEDNTSTLEGVKKAEVRLWISTLMEEELSTRSINRKMASLKSFYKYLRKRDIIEVDPSKSIHALKTPSRLPQSVKSTEMNHLLNDEVFENTFDGIRDKLIFEFLYGTGLRSSELLQIEINAIDFSSSTVKVLGKRNKERIVPLHTQLIQQLKYYLDQRKKHDTQNLFITEEGTPLKYQQLYHLVKRYLKENTTVGKKSPHILRHSFATNMLENGAALNDIKELLGHANLSATQIYTHSSLSRMKKVHAQAHPRSGKKST from the coding sequence ATGATAACACCATTTCAATCTTTTTTAAATCATTTACAGTTCGAAAAGAATGTAAGTAACAATACACTTACTGCCTACAAAACGGACATACTTCAGTTTGATACTTTTATTAAGCAAGAAGATAATACAAGCACCTTAGAAGGTGTAAAAAAAGCTGAAGTGAGACTTTGGATTAGTACTTTAATGGAAGAAGAATTAAGTACACGAAGTATTAATAGAAAAATGGCCTCTCTAAAAAGCTTCTATAAGTATCTTAGAAAAAGAGATATTATAGAAGTAGACCCTTCAAAATCTATTCATGCCTTAAAAACTCCTTCAAGACTTCCACAAAGCGTAAAAAGTACTGAGATGAATCATCTACTTAATGATGAAGTTTTTGAAAATACTTTTGATGGAATCAGAGATAAATTAATTTTTGAGTTTCTTTATGGAACTGGTTTGAGGTCTTCGGAGTTATTACAAATAGAAATTAACGCTATTGATTTCTCTAGTAGTACTGTTAAAGTACTTGGTAAAAGAAATAAAGAAAGAATAGTCCCCTTACACACGCAATTAATACAACAATTAAAATATTACCTTGATCAGAGAAAAAAACACGACACCCAAAACCTCTTTATTACCGAAGAGGGTACCCCCTTGAAATATCAACAACTTTATCACCTTGTAAAAAGGTATTTAAAGGAAAATACAACAGTTGGAAAAAAATCTCCACATATTTTAAGACATTCTTTTGCTACCAATATGCTTGAAAATGGAGCTGCTCTAAATGACATAAAAGAGTTACTTGGACATGCTAACTTATCTGCAACTCAGATATATACACATTCATCTTTATCAAGGATGAAAAAAGTACATGCACAAGCACATCCTAGGTCAGGAAAAAAATCTACTTAA
- the gldB gene encoding gliding motility lipoprotein GldB, with amino-acid sequence MIKQISKYIFFVFSSLIFIQCGSSDEKELPDVSDIKINVEVRHLEQEIFALQSKDEIVKYLIENPEIEKKYFLQAGLYPNRHFLVEAIWDFRNKAENDTLKMDADRIFGNFDVQKKEFEEAFKYIKYYYPDFVPPKVYTSISGFANWGFGGDVLDLGDFIVVGLDYFEGPTASFGVPEVPSYISRRYTPEHLVPFSIQMLSNRFNKVNPNDRSVLSHMIAWGKAYEFVDDVMPYTADSIKTGYTAKELKGVIYNEGYIWSHFVENELLYKTERRTVKRYVDDRPVTSEISGDSPGRLGRWIGWKIVQSYMKTNSEITLPQLMANDNAGKILQRSKYKPKKRN; translated from the coding sequence ATGATAAAACAAATTAGTAAATATATATTCTTCGTTTTTAGCTCATTAATATTTATACAATGTGGCTCTAGCGATGAAAAAGAACTTCCTGATGTATCAGATATTAAAATAAATGTAGAGGTAAGACATTTAGAGCAAGAAATTTTTGCCCTTCAATCGAAAGATGAAATTGTAAAATACTTAATTGAAAACCCCGAAATAGAGAAAAAATATTTTTTACAGGCAGGGTTATATCCTAACAGACATTTTTTGGTAGAAGCAATTTGGGATTTTAGAAATAAAGCCGAAAATGATACTTTAAAAATGGATGCAGATAGAATTTTTGGAAACTTCGACGTACAGAAAAAAGAATTTGAGGAAGCGTTTAAGTATATCAAATATTATTATCCAGATTTTGTACCTCCTAAAGTATATACATCAATTTCTGGTTTTGCCAATTGGGGCTTTGGCGGAGACGTCTTAGATTTAGGTGATTTTATAGTTGTTGGACTTGATTATTTTGAAGGCCCAACAGCTTCTTTTGGTGTTCCAGAAGTCCCCTCTTATATAAGTAGAAGATATACTCCAGAACATTTAGTTCCCTTTTCTATTCAGATGCTGTCTAATAGATTTAATAAGGTAAACCCTAATGATAGGTCTGTTTTGTCTCATATGATTGCATGGGGGAAAGCCTATGAGTTTGTAGACGATGTAATGCCTTATACTGCAGACTCTATAAAAACAGGGTATACAGCAAAAGAGCTAAAAGGGGTGATTTATAATGAAGGTTATATTTGGAGCCATTTTGTAGAAAATGAATTATTGTATAAAACAGAACGAAGAACAGTAAAACGTTATGTTGATGATAGACCTGTAACATCAGAAATCTCTGGAGATAGCCCAGGAAGGTTAGGAAGATGGATAGGGTGGAAAATTGTGCAGAGTTACATGAAAACAAATTCAGAGATTACGTTGCCACAATTGATGGCAAATGATAATGCAGGTAAAATTCTTCAAAGGTCAAAGTATAAACCTAAAAAGAGAAATTAA
- a CDS encoding WG repeat-containing protein, with product MKIYILFLLICLFQINKVDAQTSKSFWKFADKGEYEKIEKKLIKESDELDGNAVLNYLWGLYYVENSFKYNLDSSYLHLQEAKLNWENANEQTHALWVKSYVHIDSISYWLNRVEKIAFEESMSSFKVSDFNDYIKKYPEATYIPRAIELKDSLSFEIAKEEHSYKSYQEFIKNHPEAKQRDLAQEQYEILVYHSKTKDADEHALNRFLLEHPNNKFKSKVEGQIYELRTENKSKSDYLNFIRDYPNSSKIDAAITHLWYSSDNKDSIFINYPTWKSISYYQSLTLAEKHTIYPIIQDGKVSFMNNKGEVVLNDEFLKAKKIYNCNGVQTPYIEAEKESGYGVIDRKGKVLIPFEYESISFLPEGLAVVKKQGKYGIYALNEEQWIPCMYDQIMQISNRLFGVRIKNRWGIISADGVQKFPVEAGQLIKIAENTLLIMKKGRWNYFSEDAIFNEQINTADSVFKYESYKSLEDQWFSLKEEGKWAVYSPNGEKWTDNYDLIKDAPYKQGWLTQNDTLWQLLNYDNKLKIDSLLLPVVKEQGVISRWKGKWQAYSWSGDSLGNYVADTIAFDGNTIVASKGGIDHLYFKNGGDLLLKSYTNWHIQKIQRDSTEEIFIGAKSKRYKKFALLNEKGNQIMTSQFTDLTVTPNGFVIAKYGNWYYLYTTKGKRFFQEGYSNIYYEGETFVLKKNGKYGLYIPKTNQKIAPQFDSKLIKSTIKKDGVPQWLGSKKGKKGLFSFTDHSTAKFYYEAIILFDSTSVFIREDNMWKLLDIEKNDIALVCDNYKIKSSEDGFTWILYQKNEQYGAYSIKYGNVIYPEFLSIQNIGSREEPLFLAKQFIKQAKLYILLYINEQGNVVYQSFLNESEFNLVDCY from the coding sequence ATGAAAATATATATACTGTTTTTACTTATTTGTCTTTTTCAGATAAATAAAGTTGATGCACAGACGTCTAAATCATTTTGGAAATTTGCTGATAAAGGTGAATATGAAAAAATAGAAAAGAAGTTAATTAAAGAATCCGATGAGTTAGATGGTAATGCAGTCTTAAACTATTTATGGGGGCTTTACTATGTGGAAAATAGCTTCAAATATAATTTAGATTCTTCTTATTTACACTTGCAAGAAGCAAAATTAAATTGGGAGAATGCTAATGAACAAACGCATGCTTTATGGGTAAAAAGCTATGTTCATATAGATTCTATTAGTTATTGGCTTAATAGGGTAGAAAAAATTGCTTTTGAAGAATCGATGTCTTCTTTTAAAGTGAGTGATTTTAATGATTATATCAAAAAATATCCAGAAGCTACTTATATACCTAGAGCAATAGAGTTAAAGGATAGTTTAAGTTTTGAAATTGCTAAAGAAGAACATAGTTATAAATCATATCAAGAATTTATAAAGAACCATCCAGAAGCAAAACAGAGGGATTTAGCACAAGAACAATATGAGATTTTGGTTTATCATTCAAAAACAAAAGATGCTGATGAACATGCTTTAAATCGTTTTTTACTTGAACATCCAAACAATAAATTTAAGAGTAAAGTAGAGGGACAAATTTATGAGTTACGCACAGAAAATAAATCAAAAAGTGACTATTTAAATTTTATAAGAGATTACCCAAATAGTAGTAAAATAGATGCTGCAATCACTCATTTGTGGTATTCTTCTGATAATAAAGATAGTATTTTTATCAATTACCCAACTTGGAAAAGTATTTCATATTATCAATCACTCACTCTAGCCGAAAAACATACTATTTATCCAATTATTCAAGATGGTAAAGTATCATTTATGAATAATAAAGGGGAGGTAGTTTTAAATGATGAATTTCTCAAAGCAAAGAAAATATACAATTGTAATGGAGTACAAACACCTTATATTGAAGCAGAAAAAGAATCGGGATACGGAGTAATTGATAGAAAAGGAAAAGTATTAATTCCATTTGAATATGAGAGTATTTCCTTTTTACCTGAAGGGTTGGCAGTTGTAAAAAAACAGGGTAAATATGGTATTTATGCTTTAAATGAAGAACAATGGATTCCTTGTATGTATGATCAGATTATGCAGATTAGTAATCGATTATTTGGTGTTAGAATAAAAAATAGGTGGGGAATAATCTCTGCAGATGGAGTTCAGAAATTTCCGGTAGAGGCAGGTCAGTTGATTAAAATTGCAGAGAATACGCTTTTGATAATGAAAAAAGGGAGGTGGAATTACTTTTCTGAAGATGCTATTTTTAATGAACAAATTAATACTGCTGATAGTGTATTTAAATACGAATCTTATAAAAGTTTAGAAGATCAATGGTTTTCCTTAAAAGAAGAAGGAAAGTGGGCCGTTTATTCTCCTAATGGAGAAAAGTGGACAGATAATTACGATTTAATTAAAGATGCTCCCTATAAGCAAGGTTGGTTAACACAGAACGATACTTTATGGCAACTACTTAATTATGATAACAAATTAAAAATTGATTCTCTTCTTCTTCCTGTTGTAAAAGAACAAGGAGTGATTTCTAGGTGGAAAGGTAAATGGCAGGCATATTCATGGTCTGGTGATAGCCTAGGAAATTACGTTGCAGATACTATTGCGTTTGATGGTAATACTATTGTAGCCTCGAAAGGAGGGATAGATCATTTATACTTTAAAAATGGAGGAGATTTATTATTAAAGTCGTATACAAATTGGCACATTCAAAAAATCCAAAGAGATTCTACTGAAGAAATATTTATTGGGGCAAAAAGCAAGAGGTATAAGAAGTTTGCTTTACTAAATGAAAAGGGAAATCAGATCATGACATCTCAATTTACAGACTTAACTGTAACACCAAATGGTTTTGTTATTGCAAAATATGGAAATTGGTATTATTTGTATACAACGAAAGGAAAACGATTTTTTCAAGAAGGGTATTCTAATATCTATTATGAAGGTGAAACTTTTGTTTTGAAAAAGAATGGTAAATACGGGTTATATATTCCAAAAACCAATCAGAAAATAGCACCTCAATTTGATAGTAAATTAATTAAATCTACCATTAAAAAAGATGGAGTTCCACAATGGTTAGGAAGTAAAAAAGGGAAAAAAGGATTATTTTCTTTTACAGATCATTCAACAGCAAAGTTTTATTATGAAGCTATCATTTTATTTGATAGTACATCTGTATTTATAAGAGAAGATAATATGTGGAAACTCTTAGATATAGAAAAAAATGATATCGCCTTAGTTTGTGATAATTATAAAATAAAATCTTCAGAAGATGGTTTTACTTGGATTTTATATCAAAAAAATGAACAATATGGTGCGTACTCAATTAAATATGGAAATGTGATTTATCCCGAGTTTCTATCAATACAAAATATTGGTTCTAGGGAAGAACCTCTTTTTTTAGCAAAGCAGTTTATTAAGCAAGCAAAATTATATATTTTACTTTATATAAATGAGCAAGGAAATGTTGTATATCAATCATTTTTAAATGAAAGTGAATTTAATCTTGTGGATTGTTATTGA
- a CDS encoding rhomboid family intramembrane serine protease yields the protein MKINRGLKITLLLLAIAWLLKIIEWSLEVNLYHLGIYPRNRLGFFGIFFSPFIHGGLKHIISNSFSFCILCFSLYLFIPKIATKVLIQLALISGCMVWFFARPSFHIGASGVIYGIASFLFFLGIFQKNPGSLIISLCIAVLYQGMLTGLIPNEQGVSWESHLSGSIAGLILAYYYKNIETEFSQKKEIKIEDDFSFEGYRNIENKTFVYKYTDKTNKVKD from the coding sequence ATGAAAATAAATAGAGGTTTAAAAATAACGCTTCTATTATTGGCTATTGCTTGGCTTCTGAAGATCATTGAGTGGTCTTTAGAAGTCAATCTTTATCATCTTGGTATTTACCCTAGAAATCGTTTAGGTTTTTTCGGGATATTCTTTTCTCCCTTTATTCATGGAGGTTTAAAGCATATAATTTCAAATAGTTTCTCCTTTTGTATTCTATGCTTTTCACTTTATCTCTTTATCCCAAAAATTGCAACTAAAGTACTTATACAACTAGCTTTAATAAGCGGATGTATGGTTTGGTTTTTTGCACGCCCCTCTTTTCATATAGGTGCAAGCGGTGTTATATACGGAATTGCTTCTTTTTTATTTTTCCTTGGTATTTTTCAAAAAAATCCAGGTTCTTTAATTATTTCACTTTGTATTGCTGTATTGTATCAAGGTATGCTTACAGGCTTAATTCCTAATGAGCAGGGTGTATCTTGGGAGTCTCACTTATCTGGTAGTATTGCAGGGTTGATATTAGCCTATTATTACAAAAATATCGAAACAGAATTTTCTCAGAAAAAAGAAATTAAAATTGAAGATGATTTTAGTTTTGAAGGATATCGAAATATTGAAAATAAAACATTTGTATATAAATACACAGACAAAACAAATAAAGTTAAGGATTAA
- a CDS encoding sodium:proton antiporter — translation MLVGVSPALASGGGHPEAAPWSVIPFATLLIMIATGPLFYEKFWHHNYPKVAVGLAGAVVLYYIFGLHNTHAPIHAFFEYFQFIALLSGLYIASGGIMINVDKKGTPLVNTLLLAFGAVIANIIGTTGASMLLVRPFMRLNQERIQPYHIVFFIFIVSNVGGALTPIGDPPLFLGFLKGVPFEWTLVHSLPMWAFTITLLCIVFFFADKRFINKRNLLFDEEEGKKEYTNKITITGSKNFAWLAVLVGAVFLDPSKIGWLPGILQTHDGFSIGFLADLEHHKGATLFSFIREVIMLTVAYLSFKLADQKAIQGNEFNFEPIREVAFIFIGIFGTMMPALELVANFAKSPEGAALINHNSLYWATGALSGILDNAPTYLNFLTAAMASKGADIGVVSDVIDFTNGIVQGAPNHESVLELTAISVAAVFFGAMTYIGNGPNFMVKSIAEQSGVEMPSFFGYILRFSLPILLSILIIVWLVFFAFAV, via the coding sequence ATGCTAGTAGGAGTATCGCCGGCTTTAGCGAGTGGAGGAGGACATCCTGAAGCGGCCCCATGGAGTGTTATTCCATTTGCTACACTTTTGATAATGATTGCTACAGGACCTCTTTTTTACGAGAAGTTTTGGCATCATAATTATCCAAAAGTTGCAGTAGGTTTAGCAGGTGCAGTAGTGTTATATTATATTTTCGGGTTACACAATACACATGCTCCAATCCACGCATTTTTCGAATATTTTCAGTTTATAGCTTTACTATCGGGGCTTTATATTGCATCTGGTGGTATTATGATTAATGTAGATAAAAAAGGGACACCTTTAGTAAATACATTACTTTTAGCTTTTGGAGCTGTAATAGCAAATATTATCGGAACAACTGGTGCTTCAATGCTTCTTGTTAGACCATTTATGCGTCTAAATCAAGAGAGAATTCAACCTTACCATATTGTATTTTTCATATTTATTGTAAGTAATGTTGGTGGAGCATTAACTCCAATTGGAGATCCTCCGCTATTTTTAGGTTTTCTTAAAGGAGTGCCTTTTGAGTGGACACTTGTACATAGTTTACCTATGTGGGCTTTCACTATAACTTTATTATGTATTGTATTTTTCTTTGCTGATAAACGATTTATTAATAAAAGAAACCTACTGTTTGATGAAGAGGAAGGCAAGAAAGAATATACAAATAAGATAACAATTACGGGTAGTAAGAACTTTGCTTGGTTAGCAGTATTAGTTGGAGCAGTTTTCTTAGACCCTTCAAAAATTGGATGGCTTCCTGGTATTCTACAAACTCATGATGGCTTTTCTATTGGCTTCTTAGCAGATTTAGAGCATCATAAAGGAGCAACGCTATTTTCTTTCATTAGAGAGGTAATTATGCTTACTGTTGCATACCTATCATTTAAGCTTGCAGATCAAAAGGCCATTCAAGGTAATGAGTTTAATTTTGAACCAATTAGAGAAGTAGCCTTTATATTTATTGGTATTTTTGGAACGATGATGCCAGCCTTAGAATTAGTGGCCAATTTTGCTAAATCTCCAGAAGGAGCTGCATTAATTAACCACAACTCTTTGTATTGGGCAACAGGAGCATTATCTGGAATATTAGATAACGCACCAACATACCTTAATTTCTTAACAGCTGCAATGGCTTCTAAAGGAGCGGATATAGGTGTTGTTAGTGATGTAATTGATTTTACGAATGGTATTGTACAAGGAGCTCCAAACCATGAATCTGTTTTAGAATTGACAGCAATATCTGTTGCAGCAGTATTCTTTGGTGCAATGACGTATATAGGAAATGGACCAAACTTTATGGTAAAATCAATTGCTGAGCAATCAGGTGTTGAAATGCCTTCTTTCTTTGGTTACATTTTAAGATTTTCACTACCAATATTATTAAGTATTTTAATAATAGTTTGGTTGGTATTCTTTGCTTTTGCAGTATAG